The following nucleotide sequence is from Cinclus cinclus chromosome 23, bCinCin1.1, whole genome shotgun sequence.
tagtaaaaaataataatagtagtaataataataggaataacaataatagtaaaaataataatagtaataataataatagtaaaggACTGAGTGTTGGTTTATTGATATTCCCCTTATTTGAaaatagaataataataatagtaataataataataattgtagTAATGGACTGAGTGTTGGTTTATTGATAttccttttatttgaaaatataataataacaataataataataataataataattgtagTAATGGACTGAGTGTTGGTTTATTGATAttccttttatttgaaaatagaataataataataacaataataataataataataataataataataataataattgtagTAATGGACTGAGTGTTGGTTTATTGATATTCCccttatttgaaaatataataataataataataataataataataataattgtagTAATGGACTGAGTGTTGGTTTATTGATATTCTccttatttgaaaatataataataataataataataataataataataataataataataattgtagTAATGGACTGAGTGTTGGTTTATTGATATTCCCTTTATTTGAAAATaggaataataataacaataacaataataataataatagtagtagtaatGGACTGAGTGTTGGTTTATCGATATTCCCCTTATCTGAAAATAGgaataattatattaataacaataacagactgagatttttttttttatttccctcgTCCGAAACTAGGAATAAATATAAGACAAATATGgtaaaaagaataataaaagaataaaattacttAATACCCATTAATATTGAAATACCAATGAAGATATTCAGtgctgacattaaaaaaatcaaactgaatCCAGGATGATCACCATGAGattatttaatgattttttttaattaagcaagACCTGGCATTTCTCTTCTTAGTCTCAAGGCAGAGCTTAAGCCAAACTCCCAGTTTAAACTCCCTTAAAGTCAAACTTGAAAAATTATTCCCAACAAATTCCAAATCCATGGAAAACCCAACGGGCACGGAGCCCAGGTTGGGGGAAGTGCCCAAACTTCCCCTGTTCTGCTCCAGGAGAGAAAACCttgggaagagagggaggaaggaaaagcgGGAATATCCCGAATTCCCGGATTCCCAAATTCCcgaattccctttttttcagctgtgagaGCAGCGGGTTCATCACCCTCCGGGCAGGGAACAGCACCCACAACTCCGTGTGCAGTTTACCCGTGAGAGCTCTGGAGCCAGGTACCGAGAAATCCCGGGACAATCCCAtgaaaaatccccttttccctgcttttccatgGCCTCCCAGGCCGGAAATCCTCGTGGAAAACCGCCGCTGTTCCCTGAAATGTTGCTGTTAATATTGGGGTTCGTTGAGAGGGGGATTCGTTAATTGATGGCCTGGCCAAAGATTCCGTCCTCGAATGGTGTCCGTGAAGAACTGAGGAGGAAATCCCTGGATGGGGGCAGGGAATTCAGCGTTTTTCCTGGGTTTCTGCAGGAAAACGCCCTCGGGGCCCTCGTGGGCGGCTGGCTGAGCCCACAGCAGCATTCCAGGATTTTCCCTGGATGCCAGGGTGGGAATGGCTGGGGACAGGCTTTGCCCACTCCTCCCAGGAACTGCTGCCTCCCCggtctttcccttttcccttttcccttttcccttttcccttttcccttttcccttttcccttttcccttttcccttttcccttttcccttttcccttttcccttttttttttccttttcccttttctccttttccctttccatttccctttcccttttcatttttcccctttccccttttttatttttccctttcccctttttccctttttttcccttttccacttcccttttccctttcccttttcccatttccctctcaccttttcccttctctcttctccctttttccttttcatttttccctttccccttttaatttttcccttttcccctcttccctttcccccatttttccctttttcccttttttccctttttccctttttcccttttcccttttccctttccctttcccttttcccttttccctttccctttcccttttcccttttccctttccctttctccttttcccttttcccctttcccaccccatcccacaattccctccctcccctcccagcctctcccacCTTCCCTCTTTCCTACAGAACCCCAAAATCAATCCCTGAACTCCCTTGGAATATCCCCCCCTTCCCCACGAACACAAGCCAATCCCagaattcctgaatttcttCATTAAATCCCGTTAATTGCAGCTGGGGTTCCCCTGGGATTCCCGTCCAGCACCGTCCTGGCCATCCTGACGGCCGTGGCCGTGTTCCTGCTCGTCCTGCTCACCTTCCtgctgcacttctgcctctggAGCCTCCGCAGCAACAGAAAATTCCTACCTGGAGGTCGGGGATCCCCGGGAGCTGCCTGGGTTGGATAAAAGGATGGAATTAGTGGGATAAATCCGGAAttcctctgggatttggggcaggTGCAGCACTCCTGGGGTCACCCAGGCCAGCGTTGCTGGCACGGGGAGGGGcgagatgggattttgggatggaattcctgcctgggagagcttccagaggagctgtggctgcccctgggtccctggaaTTGTCCTTGGAGCTCCCTGGGATAATGGGAAATGGATGGGGTGGAGTGGGATCATCCTAAAATCccttccatcccatcccaaaatcccattatcccatcccattatcctatcctatcctatcctatcctatcctatcctatcctatcctatcccatcccatcccatcccatcccatcccatcccatcccatcccaatatcccatcccattatcccatcccatcccatcccatcccatcccatcccatcccatcccatcccattatcccattatcccattatcccatcccatcccaatatcccatcccattatcccaatGTCCgattatcccattatcccatcccatcccaaactcccCGATCCCACAACCTGGAAAAAGATCTTGTGCAACCTCATTGGGGTTTCCGAAATTcctggatgatctccagaatTCCCGAATCCCTCCTTTTCCCCGTTCCCACGGCAGATTTGGGACAGAACTTCCCGCGGCCGCTGCCGTCGCTCCCGCTCCAAGGGGAGGAATCCTACAGCATCCAATTCCCAGAGGAAGAGCACGGGGACAAAACGGCCGAGGAGAAACATTCCAGCCTCTCCCTCAAAGTCTACAGCGAACTCAGATAACGGGATCCTGCCCTGGGATCACCGGGAATTTGggcttcccaaaaaaaaaaaaatattaataaataaatgggaatgggatgggaaaaggaggggaTTTAGGGTGAGgttttccctcaaaaaaacctggaatttaGGGATAAAATCCTGTTGGCTCGGGGTGGTGTTTGTTCAGgaggatggcagcagggatTTCTCAGGATATCCTGAATTCCAGGATTGGGAATATCGACCACAGCAGGGATTTCTCAGGATATCCTGAATTCCAGGATTGGGAATATCGACCACAGCAGGGATTTCTCAGGATATCCTGAATTCCAGGATTGGGAATATCGACCACAGCAGGGATTTCTCAGGATATCCTGAATTCCAGGATTGGGAATAGTGGCCAcatctcctgcttttccctcagaattcccaaCCCCATTACACCTTcacccagtcccattcccactctgaccccaaaaattccctccGCTGCTGCCAGGGATTTTCCTGTGAAGGTTCTTCcaaggaaaatcaggaaaaaaaaaaaaaaaacccaacaaaccaaaaagggAGTGAAGTTCATCCATGGAATGGTCAAAGCTCCAGAAAAATTGAgggaatgggaaaaagaaaaaaaaaaaatcctggaaaacgCTCTCAGGTGGGATTTTAGGATTTCTGATCCCTTCCTGCTTTGGATATTCCaaattttattctgtaattccagCAGGCTTTGGAAGTTTTTTGGGCTGACCCCTTGTGGAGATGCCGATGCCCACATCTGTATGGATAATTATGGGTAATTAATTATGGATCATCCAGGAcgagttgggttttttggttttttttttttttttcccccatatttcTGCCAATATAAAAGTGCCTGAAATCCCCCCAGTGAATTCCAGCTGTGAAACTCCAGGAATTTTTccaaaaagggaatttttcccGGGATTTTTTGCCCCGCTGAAATCACCCAAAATTTCCAAAGTTAATATGAAAATTCATTGATTCATCTgattaaaatgagaatttttttcctcacatttccACCACGACAAAAGTTTCCAAAATCCCTAAAATTcataggaaaattaatttatttttttttcttttttacaaaatcaagcgattttttttttttttttttccccgcaTTTCTGCCACGAGAAACGTGCCTGAAATCCCCCCAGTGAATTCCAGCTGCGAAACTCCAGGAATTTTTccaaaaagggaattttttctgagatttttttgccCCGCTGAGGTCGTGCCCGTGCGATTGATGGCATTACCAGACAGTATTAGACAGAAATATCCAGATCTAACTTTGCCTGGTAAGACAGCAATCAGCAggctcccaaaaaaaaaaaaaaaaaaaaaaacccaaaaaaacccaaaaaaaaccccaaaacaaacaaaaaaaaattccctttttaaaaattattatttttttccacatccaGCATCGAAAAATTATTCCAAGGAAAAGGCTCAGTAATTCCCAGGAAATCTTGAACTCGTCCCGCTTGCTTTGAGGCAGGGAAATGAtggaaattctgattttctttattttattttttttttttttttttttccctgcttggAAATGTTTTCCAGGACTTACCGTGCGTGGAATtcctctggagcagctcccagaaAATCTGGGATGCTCCTCGTCCATCAATTCCCTTCACTGAGGCAGAATTTTGTAGGATTGGGCCCCAAAAACTCctaaaccaccccaaaatcagcGCTGCTGATGCCGTGGGTTTAAGGAAAGGGGGAAATCGgatggaaaaaggagggaattgaaggaaaagggaatttttccagatttttttcctggctctGGGATGGGTTTTTCCCTCAGCACCACCAGTGGGATTTTCCTGTCTccattggatttttttttttttttccaggatcaCATTCCCATTggaattctctctctcttttttttttttttaaatcaggatTTATTTCCTCAATTCCAATTTTAAATTGGGGGGATGGGCCTTAATCCCACGGATTTATGACCTCGTTAAAATTCCAATTTCCAGAATTCCTGCCCCATTTCCTCCAGGGCCTCCCGGAGCAGTTACTCATTAACACCGTGCCTTAATTAATCATCCCTTTGCTTcctcctttcctgcttttcctgggaatttcAACCTCCAAGGGCAAACCCAGCTCCTTCCGTGGAtttggggcagctccttccaagCTCCCCACGCGGAAACGGGAATCATTTCATAGGAATTCTAATTTAAATTCTGAGTATTTTAAATGACAAACCGTTTTTAATTATGAaccaataaataatttttttcccccctgattTTCCTGTATTATCCGGGAATTTTAGCAATGAATCTTAAACCTGgtaaaaagcagagaaaaaaaggatttcaAGTTTTTTAGGGATGAGGGGAGAGaattccagactggtttgggttagaaggaacTTGGAAATCGTTGAATTCCAAGGATTTTTGTGTtgaaaattgggattttggaGTGAGGGATTAAAACCTCGTGGGGCTGGGATTTAATCCCAAATCCAATCCTTGGAATTCCAGGCAAAGCTCTGGAATTTCCTTGGTTGGCCCCAAAAGGAGCTGAAATCTGGGAATGGGAGGAATTTCAGGATGGAAAGGGGGaaccaggaggaatttctccatgggaaaaaaaaaaaaaaaaaagggaactgAAATCTGGGATTGGGTTCTCAGGGaggaattcccatccctggaagcatccgTGGAATTCCTGGATTTGTGGTGCTCAGGGACAAGGTTGGATTCCTCGGGTTTGGATTCCGGCCTAAACGATCCCGGAATTCTGAGGATGGATTTTAACTCGGGAGTTCCAGCAGGAATTCTCATTCCCTATAAATAAATCCAGGTGGAAAccccaaatttggggaattCTGCCCAGGGAGGTCCCAGAAGGTGAATAAAGACAGGTCCTAAATATGGAGCTGGGATTAATTAAACATCATTAAAGGAGGGTGAGAATTCCTTAATTAGGCCCCAAGTTAGGCCTGGCTTTAGCCGTGTGACCCCAGCCCCTGAATATGAACCTGAGATTAATTAAACATCATTAAAGGAGGGTGAGAATTCCTTAATTAGGCCCCAAGTTAGGCCTGGCTTTAGCCGTGTGACCCCAGCCCCTGAATATGAACCTGAGATTAATTAAACATCATTTGGGCCCTTAATTAGGCCCCAGGTTAGGCCTGGCTTTGGCTGTTTGAGCCCAGCCCCTGCTGGAagagccagctccagcagggctgaaatttgggaatttttttgctAAAGCTGGGCTCAGATttgctggaattttgggatgagGCGTCCTCTGtcaccccagggatggatttaTTGGGAATTCGATCCCATTGGACAGGAATTtcctttgggaatttttgggatttatgCGTTCTCCGCTTGCTCGGGGTGAATTCCTGGGATGTTCCTCCAGCTTCTCAGAGCCTTCAGGAGCTgcttcctggctggaattcctgGTTTTCCCAAGGAATTCCTCAGAGGAATGAACCCCACCTGGAACAAGGCAGGGTGGAATGGTTGGAAGTTCAAGAGCTGTGGAATTGGGAAAAGTGACCTTTGGAATTGGGAAAAGAAACCTTTGGATGTGGGAGAAATGAACTTTGGGAACAGAGGAAAATGAACtttgggaattgggaaaaaattcctttggaGTTGGGAAAATCAAACTATGGAAATTGTGAAAAATGAACTTTGGAACTGGGAAAAGAAACTTTTGGATGTGGGGGAAAACGAACTTTGGATTTGGGAAAAACGACCTTTGgggatggagaaaaatgaaCTTTGGGAATTGGGAAAAGTGAATGTTGGGATTGGGAAGAAACCCTTTGGAATTGGGAAAAATAAACTTTGGATTTGGGGAAAACAACTTTTAGgggacagagaaaaataaactttgggaatggggaaaagtgaacgttgggaattgggaaaaaTGAATTTTGAGATTGGGAAAAACCCTTTGGATTTGGGAAAAATGACCTTTGGGATTGGGAAAAGTGaatgttgggaattgggaaaaaTGAACTTTGAGATTGGGAAAAACCCTTTGGATTTGGGAAAAATGACCtttgggaattgggaaaaaCGACCTTtgggaattggggaaaaaaaaaaaaaaaagaaaaaaaacctttggaattgggaaaagaaaaacttcagaaTTGATAAAAAATGAGACCTTTGGAATTGGGAAAATGATCTTTGGGAATTGAGAAAAACGACCTTTGGGGATTGGGGAAAATTTCTTTTGGGaattggtaaaaaaaaaaacaaaacaaacctttaGAATTGGGTAAAAGAAACCTTTGGAATTGGGAAAAATGAGACTTTTGggaattggggggaaaaaaaactttggaatttggaaaaaaaacccaaacctttggAATTGGGTAAAATAAACCTTTGGAATTGGGAAAAACGAGACCTTTGGgaattgggggggaaaaaaaactttggaatttgggaaaaaaaaccaaacctttgGAATTGGGAAAAACGAGACCTTTGGgaattgggggggaaaaaaaactttggaatttggaaaaaaaaaaaaaaaaacctttggaattgggaaaaataaaacccaaacctttggaattgggaaaaataaaaacctctggAATTGGGAAAAAACGACTTTTCCAGCCTGGATCCTGCCCCGAAGCACCTCCCACAGGCAGGAACGGCGAAATCCCAAGGGAACGGTGCAAACCCAAACTGAGATGGGTTGTGGGATGTTAGGCCTGGCCTaaccccagcagcacctctggaGCATTTCCCTCGCCAACGTTTCGATTTTAATTCCGATTTTCCGTGGTCGAACCGCCCTCGTTTTCTCCCAAAAAGGAAATCCATCCTTACCCTGGTTGGAATTTTGGGCCCGGAGTGGTTTGGATCACCCTTTAAACATCGTTACCAGACAGTGTTAGAGTGGAGGCACAAAATCCAGCACTGTCTAGTAAGATGCCCACAGAGGATCAGCGATCCCGGCAGCCGCAGGAATCCGAGAATTCCCAGTTCTTCCCGAGGCCGGAATTCCGGGGAAAACCAAGGAACGGTTTTGTCTCATCGGGAATTTGCCGtagggaagaggaaggggagggTTTGGGATCCTGGGGAGttttggggagggaaaagaggagaaaaagggatTTAGTTTGGGTTTAAGATGGAGATGAGGCTGGTTTAAGGCGGGtctgaaagagaaatgtgaCGTTAAACCTGGTTTAAGGCAGAgctaaaagggaaaggggaggtTAAGCCTGGTTTAATACAGAGccaaaataaaaccatgaaGTTTAGCCCAATTTAATACAGCTCtagaagaggaagatgaggtTGAGTCTGGTTTAACGCAGatctaaaagagaaaaatgaggtTGAGTCTGGTTTAACACAGatctaaaagagaaaaatgaggtTGAGTCTGGTTTAACGCAGATCTAAAAGGGGAAAACGGAGTTAAGCCCGACTCCGTCCAGGTCCAAAAGAGGAACAGGAGGTGAAGCCTGGTTTAACCCACACGAATACGGAAATCCCGATGTTCCATTCCCATcaacttttccctttctctccctggGAAGCTCCTGGGCTTCAAAAGGAAGGCAAAGAACATTCCTGGGACAGAATTCCCACATTTCTCTTGTTCCTAAaccccttttcccattttttttttttgttttgttttttgggaaCCCCACCCAGGGATTATTTCCCGCCCCCTCCCCAATCCGGGTTTATCCCAACCCAGAAATCAAATTTTCCAACCCTTGCCGAAAGCCGAAATCCCGAGCTggaatttttcatttccctcGCGGCGCTcggggagggatttgggattcctgAGCCGGGATTAAGATTTGGTCCCGGATTTTCTGCCGGATTTTCCCACGGAGTGCAGGAAacaccatcatcatcattacCAGGCAGTATTAGAAACGCAGAATTCATCCAATGCTGCCCAGTAAGATGGTGAGGATATCTCAGGGTCAACGCTCCAAATTCggattttttgaggttttttttttggagcaaaaaaaaaaaaaaaaaaaaaaaaaatatatatatatttgtaggaaaaaaaaaaaagttggattttgccttttttaaaaaaatttttttagggatttttttttttttttcccagcgaaaaatcagcccaaaaatTCCGTGTTCGCGGCCTATAAAATAAGTGGAGGCTTTCTGAAGATTAAAATGTGGTTTTGTTAGGCTCAGTTTAATAACAAAGCCCAGCTCTGTCATCTAGTTCACATGGattacagcaataaaaataatggtattaaaaaaaataaataaatttaactATGATGGTAATGAATAATTgacaaggaaaataataatgacGATAATAAAATGATAATAATGTTAATTATGAGAGTAAATAATAGCAATAATGATAATAAGGAAAACAATTCCCAATATTTAATTACGATTCGAGCAAAATTATTCAATCTTTAATAACTGAGGGAACATTATCCAGCTgtaaaaattctgggaaaagcCAAAATTCCTCCATGGAATGTTGTGGGATCGGGACTCGGAGCGGCCTTATTccataaattaaaaacattcccaaaattcccggaGTTCCTGTCAGGCCTTggatcaaaaataaaatttaaaatatctttaaaagtcaattttattttttttttttttaatggaatctGGAGCTCAGGGGGTTCCCGGAAAAATCAActtcccacattttttttttttttttatttccaacaaAATCCATTCGAAAACTCACCTCCCACATTCCTCGTTCCcaagaaaatcccattttttctgtttgcGTTCCCAAAGGGATTTGTTGAGTTGAGGTTTTAAAAGTTGggatttttcaaaggaaaaaaattttaaaaagagattttattttattttattttattttttaaaaatggatgtTTTAATTGGTTTTAATTGGGAGGTCAGAACAAGACCAGAAGGGAAAAATGTGATCCCAGAGAAAAATGTGGAGTTTTACAGCGGGACACAACGGG
It contains:
- the TNFRSF18 gene encoding tumor necrosis factor receptor superfamily member 18, giving the protein MGRCQAWLLLALLAGRWARRGRAGQCQDGETLRDVWGHGPKCCPRCTWREENYSPCTVAQDHDCKCPQGFGCSDKPCQFCRKLPQCEPGEQLERTGAVNFHFECKPCRNGTYSSSRNGWCRNWTDCESSGFITLRAGNSTHNSVCSLPVRALEPAGVPLGFPSSTVLAILTAVAVFLLVLLTFLLHFCLWSLRSNRKFLPGDLGQNFPRPLPSLPLQGEESYSIQFPEEEHGDKTAEEKHSSLSLKVYSELR